The Silene latifolia isolate original U9 population chromosome X, ASM4854445v1, whole genome shotgun sequence genome contains the following window.
ATGCAataaaaatgacatgccaaatcgtccaACTTACCAACAACAATCATTTGAGCTCCTTTTTTacggaatttttaccattaaaaatccataatcaattcttaaaacaatatTAAGAtatactcatcatactaatctgttCTAGCGACAAAATAATTATTCCCACTAATTATTTTGTGGTTAACTGggtttaaaaaaattatttttctaGCAAAAATTTCTTAAAAATTCACAACTTTTATGAAAAACTCAATTTAATCAAACTTTTTATAGAAaaatcaaatttaattttttttacattcTGGTCATACACCAAAATGACATGAATGTGAAAAAAGTGGCCAtaaaattgctttaaaataattttCGCATTTTTTATCGATAAAGTGATAATTATacgatttaattccaaattaaatcattaaaaataaaatgacttcaaaataaaaattttaaaattttggaacaattttcaggagctaaaaaattaaaaatttcgagccttaaaaatatataaatatttatTTGTTAAATAGCCATTATTTAGAGATTTCTTATCAAATAAAAATCGTTAAACTATTTAAATTAATCATATTAATTTATAATCATTACACTTCTTATAAATAGAACATGtatgtggttatttataaataaaaatacataaaattaacatgcaacataatttaattaacccttaATTGAGATTAATGTATTTTAATTCAATTTTATGCTTTTTTATGTCTTAAAATGTTATAAAATGCCATTAAATTttacaaaattaaaatttttgacCCATATTCATTTAAGACCATATTATATACATGCAAGACcataaaactaattttaacatcaaaatataaaattttataaatttatcttATAAACTCATACAATCGTCTTACAACTACATGCATGTATGTAAcaatcgctctgataccacttgttagtattTAGACCctcattagactcttctaatgacATTAAAATTACTATTTAATTTATGtgtagtggtctaaatctacatgcatgcaagtTAGAAGAAGAAATAGTGTCCTTACATTGGTGTAAATGGCAAAaaggcactacaaaggtctcctacctttgtagttcttgagctaaaatgatggatagatgatcctccaaaacccaAATCACCAACCTAGGTGATCTCCTTTGGATGCACCCAAGACTAGCCCAAATTACTATTAAGATTACTAactaaataataatagtagtaaaccttgtaatatgtaatattattacactaataatattagataATGTATTATTATGTTTTGTGGATTATTTTGATAGTGATCgatcaacaatttgatcaagAGATTTTGTAgagaagacgaagaaaaatagACTACTTTTTCTTCTTTGATAAAACCGGCCAAAGAAGGGAATTTTAGGGAGTTTTTGGTCTAAAACTTAACCCATGCAAATGTGTGTGTTGAGGGGTATATATAGAccatcaaatgtaaacaattgatgggaacaTTCCATGTGTTTTTATGCCAACTATCTTGACACATGGAGGTCTTATAAGACCATGAAAAACTGGTCTAATGTGGACTTATTGAGTCCATTTCaattttcgacatttgtcccacaaatgcttataagtcttatatttaattatcttatataattaaatattaatttgcttatttaacacttgaataatacaaattaacaactaatgaccacttaactattaagtaattattagaccattttatcaatataaaatgtgtcttatgaacccttattagctaattttacaacctcttgtaaatttaaatagctaattacctccgcctcacAACATACACACATaccgtataaaattaattaatcaactattaattaataaattctaattaatatttattaattaattatcatattattaaataataaatctccttggccTGATTTCGTAACTCgacatcaaataatacattcacaagACTTATAACAAGTCAactaatacaaggaattaattaaaacgtatctcatacaaataattagtttttctatttgggcgtcatcctataggtgtgacctaaagggattagttgatcaccgccgtcacatgaCAGTAATTTCAAACTATAGTCAGCCGAGCGTTACCGAtgaacgttaatcaactgacaaatatataaaataaatccctgatattccttgtacgagatttagtatgtagacgcactattgtggaggacactcactccaacacATATGGTTGATGCTGACATGGTGAATGCCTTCATTGTAAGCCTCCCCTCTGATAACCTGTTTTCTTTTATACCTTTTCACACTTGCTTCCTCATTCTGAGCCGTTATCGCTCCTGCCTCCCTAACACTACAGTCTGCTCCTATGCCTGGAAAGTGATAAAGAGGACTCGAACCGAGAGCCTGGCTACCAACTCTAAAAATCACTTGTGCTGATCTGGAGCAGCAGCGAGATGATCTGAGAGCACGGGTGGTTGGCTTGAAGGTGGAGCTGGCTGACACTAAGAAGCAGCGGAAGGAGGACGCAGAGCAGCTGGCTCGCACTCAGGAGGTATGTAGGGAGTTTACGGGTGCTTTGTCTCATGCTGAGAGGAAGATCAGGGATCTGATTGAGCTGGCTACCAACATTGCTGCTTACGCCACCTGGAAGGGCAAGGTCAATGACATACGGGCAACTTTAGAGGGGCCTCTTACATTTCAAGACCTGGAGGAGGAAGAGAGGCAGTTGAAGAATTTCTTCCCTATTGCCCCTGACCTCAGCCTTCTGATGCCCGAGCTGGGTGAAGTCAACTCCCCTGCGATGGCAGAAGATGCTGTACTAGAGGAATCTGATTATGGCCAGAAAACTACTGCCAAAGAAGCCCATGCTGAGGAAGCTATTATTGAGGTAGCTGCCAGTTTGGGTCATGTTCCTGCAAAAGAGGGTCAGCCAAAGCCTATGGAAGGGGCAGCAAAAGAAGCTAAGAAGGTAGTCTTAAACTAAGCCtctatttattgtttttttttttaatatcagTTTTTTGAGGACCTGGCCCTGTGTGGTGAAGGTTTTGTAAATACCTTTGAATTTTTTGGTTTGCGGTTTCTGCCCACAGGGCAGATTAACCGTTAACATTGTCGTATCTACCTGGGCAGTAGATCTGGGCTTTTAAATGTCAGGTGGTAATCTGCTTAGGGAGCAGTATTTAAattgttgtgttttgtttgatgaaAACTTATCGTGTCTACCCACGGGGTAGATTTAGACTTGGGTGGTTATCGTGTCTGTCCAGGGCACAGATTTAGACTTGTATGGCTGTCGTGTCTACTCGGGGGCAGATTTAGACTTGTATGGCTATTGTGTCTAACTAGGGGACATATTTATACTTGTGAATACCATTTCTGTATTTTGCTCAAGGAGCaaactacttaaccttgttcatgacgcaaggtgtatTCGTCGTATTTTAAGCCAACAGGGGTGTACCTTAGGTAAGTTTATCGTCGTTTTAGGACCAATGGAGTGTTGCAGGACGTTTGTTGTTGAGCAATCCGTGCACCCCTTTTATGTGTGCATGCTTGCTGGGGCCCTGACTACGTCGAGTACTCGGTGTCGGTAGCTATCTTGGGAGTGTTATCCGGGGTAGCTGCGTGAGCTCTAAGTTACGGCCAAGCTCCTTTTCGTGTCCACTAGCCGCTGCGTGAGGGTGCCTGATCCAAGATTTAGGTTGGCCATGTTGGAGTGTCGTGTGCCTTCAGCCCGTATTCAAGAGTAAATTCTGTTGTACTACCCCTACCGTGCTATGGAGGTTAAAGGTCAGAGTTATTTTCtgaaaaccaaaatcaaaaaatTAAAAAGCCAAAAGAACGACGTATTACCTGGTGTTATCTCATGAGGTTCCAGAGCAACCATGGACCCAGGAAGCCACAAAACTCGCAGTTCATGTAGAAAGTTTTGATGAAGTAAAAAAAGTCTTAAAAAGAATAAAGAAACGTAAATACAAAAATTATTGGCAATAAACAACaagtagtatgcctactaccgtttTTTTTATTTCTTGAAACTATCTCTATACACTAAACTCCACGCGTTGTTAAATGTGATACTCTTTCAGGTGGAGTATGTTCCATGCTTTGTCTTTTAATTGACCTTGCATGGTCATTAACTTATACGTACCACGGCCAAAAAATTCTTCAAGCTGGTATGGACCTTCCCATTTATGGGCAAATTTACCAGCTTTGTGGTTTTTGGTATTTTGGAACACCTTCCGGAGAACTAGGTCTCCTACGTCCAGGAGCCTGATTTTTCCTTTCTTGTAGTAACTTCTGGCGACTGATTACTTGTAGGAGGCTAAACGTATCTGAGCAATTGTTCTCAATTCATCTATCGTGTCTAGGATCCTGATCATCTCTAACAgattcagttcccctgtcatacatctATACTTGTGGGTCGGAACCAGAACCTCCGATGGTAATACTACCTCTGccccaaacaccaggctgaagggtgtttggcctaTCACCATCTTCGGGGCTGTCCTTTTTTTACCACAGCATCTGGGGCAGCTCATCTTTCCATTTTCCTCCTAACTCCTCCAATCTTTTTCTTAAGTTTTCAACAATGATTTTGTTGTTAGATTTAGCTTGTTCATTGGACTGCGGGTTTTTGGGTGCTGATTTTTTAAGTGAAATGTTCCGCCTAGCACAGAATCCCTCAGAGGTTTCTGATATGAACAGTGACCCGTTGTCACAAATGATTTCTGATGGAATATCAAACCTCCGGAGTATGTTACATTTGATAAATGAAATGACTTGCCTATCTTTTACCTCAGTGAATGCCTCGGCTTccatccatttggagaagtagtttGTCATTGCCAGCATATAAAGCCTGTTTTCCGGTGCCCTAGGTAGTGGACCaacaatgtccattccccatgtcaGGAAAGGTCATGGTGAAATGATTGGGTGTaagggttctgctggctgatgTATCATTGGTGCTGATCTTGGACATACGTCACATTTTTTCGCGTACTCTATTGCATCTGCATGCatcgtgggccagaagtagctCCGTCTGAGAgctttgtttgacagactccTACCCCCTGCATAGTTTTCATATTCGCCACTATAGAtggcatgcaacacagtctgttCCTGCGTTTTGTCCAGGCATCTGAAGTAGGGACCAGCTAGTGACTTCCTGAAAAGCACATTATCAACTAGGACAAATCTAGAGGCTTTCATCTTTAAACCTCTTACCTGCCTTTTGTAAACTAGCAGCTTGTCTTCTATCAGTCATTCTAGGTAGGGCTTGTGCCAATCAGGGTCAGCTTGTTGTTCGTCTGTGTTCACCAATATTCCTGCCCAATTCACCTGCTCTGCACCCTATTATTCCTCCAGCTCGCCTCTGTCTGCTTCTATTAACTTTTTTATTGCTGGTTCTAGCACATGCACGATTGGTATGTTAGACCGCTCTATTGGTTTGAATATTTCCCCTAGGGTTGCTAGTGCGTCAGCCTCCATGTTCTGGTCCCTGGGAACTTGATCAATCTTGAAAGCCTTGAATTTCTGTTTCAGGTCCATGGCTACCTTGAGGTAGGCTATCATCTTGGAGTCCCTAGCTGTATAAGTCATTCACATGATTAACTATGAGTAGGGAATCGATGTATACCTGCAGACACCTGACTTTTAAATCTAAAGCCATCTGTAGCCCTAGTATGACGGCCTTAGATTCTGTCTTGTTGTTCTTTGCTTTGAATTCGCAGCAGACTGCTTGCACTATCAGGTTCCCTTAGGGGGACTTCAGCACTGAACCTACTCCTGCTCCTCTCTGGTTTGAAGCTCCATATGTGTGCAACGTTCAGACTTCACTTTCCCTATTTTTTTCCAGGCTTAGTATCTTTTTTTTAGCCATATTTTGGATAGCTAGGCTGAAGTCCGACACAAAATCAGCCAACGCCTGCGACGTTATTGCAGTTCGTGGTTCATATTGGATGTCATATCCACTAAGGTGCACAGACCATTTTTACATTCGTCCTAACAACTCTGGTTTCCTCATTATTGATTTCAAGGGATAGTTAGTCACAACATCTATAGTATgagactcaaaataggggcgcaacTTATAAGATGCAGTGACAAGTGCCCGTACCTATTTTTCGAGAGATGTGTATCTGGTCTCTGCAGGTAGCAGAGACTTGCTGATGTGACTCCTATCTACGTACATTTAGTCCCCTcttttagtatgtattagggtcgtttcttgtctttagcctccttctatgcatattctatgagttTTGGTATCTTTTATAGGagaggagcactaaccttgcCTAAACGGAATAAaccggagctaaattgattgcatccaacgaccaagcatcgaagagaagactaacactaaaggcctaagtaaagaaatcaagtagaatgggcaataatgaagacccccacgacccctcaatgatccccacggatcttgaggcagtcacaAGAAGAGGAAACCAAGCTGACCCATGATCCAGGCGTCCCGAGCTCAGCCCGAGCATCCTGAAGAGCAGCTCGAGCGTCCCAAGGCTCAACCCGAGCATCCTAAACACCGGATGGGTGTTTCCCTTTACAGTATGAGCGTCCAACATGGACAGGTCGTGGGGCTCCTTAAGGACTTGCAAGGCACTAATATTCATCTTAGAgatctaatcgtcatttaagcccttatttaacctaatccttgtatcaCTATATATACTCCCTTTGTAATAAATTGAAGGGTGTGTCCTCTAAGTGGGAATAAAgttcccttagattagattaagagtAGATCAGAATAAATTaacctttaatcattccacaaattgcactttaatctttccttatttaTTATACAAGATcttttattgggtaattgaagattattgggttattatttggagaattgacaactcttcacaaatcaatcaagttctcttctattattctctcctttccatttgttcatctttttttttcgtAAAAGGTAAGAAATATATATATACGGATAGTAACCATACATGAGACTATTGGGTTAATCCAATTAAGGCAACCCAAATCACAACTCCGCAAGCCCAAAACGCATATGATCCAACAAGACCAAATGCTCAAACAAAACAAGCAGACAACAAATCGAAATGTAAAACGACATCAAAAACAAATTGGGGAAAAAATCAAATccctaattcatcatcttcaatctcTTGCTTCATCTTGGAACCCGTAATCCTCAGTCTCCATTCCATCAAATCCTGATTAGGTAACGGAAGACCAAGCCAATCCCCTACAATCACCACCACCTTCCTGCTGTATGGGCAATCAAAGAAcaaatgttcaattgtttccgtTTCATTTCTGCAAATCCGGCTGGTATACTCTTCGCTAATGCTCAGATTATGAAGTTTCTCCATGGTAttcatgtttttatgttgataTACCCATGAAATGAAACTATGTTTTGGTATACTCCATTTATTCCAGACCAAGTTATGCCAGTTGACCTTCAGACCCTTGTCTCGTATAAA
Protein-coding sequences here:
- the LOC141617245 gene encoding uncharacterized protein LOC141617245, giving the protein MDIVGPLPRAPENRLYMLAMTNYFSKWMEAEAFTEVKDRQVISFIKCNILRRFDIPSEIICDNGSLFISETSEGFCARRNISLKKSAPKNPQSNEQAKSNNKIIVENLRKRLEELGGKWKDELPQMLW